The genomic region AACATAAGCCCTTCGGCCGTGTTGTCTCCCTCCGACACGTACATGAAGAAAACGAGTGTGGCCACCCCCCGCGAAGTTAGGGCTTCCTGAAGCTTCAAAGCATACCCTCCACCATGGATCACACCTCCCGCGTGCTTGATCCACCGTTGTCCATCCTCCAGCCGTGCCGCTGCGTCGGATTGATTATACGGTTCGTTCGAAACATACCGGAACGGTCCGGTTCGGATATCGAACTTTTCGTGCGAAAAGCAACTCGAAAGAAGGAACACGCGCGCTAGCTTACGGTCACGCACAAAGTCGGCCAACAGCTCAAAGAATTGCTTCTGCAAGGCGCCAACGAGTGGGGCACGGATCTGCAGCACCAGTAGTTTTCGTTCCTCCGAGGCGTACAGCTCGGCCGACGTGGTGATGGACGCGCTCGGTTCGTGTTCGAATGCGGCCGGTCCGACGATCGGTATGAGGGCCGGATGCCATACTTGGCCGGCGGGTTCCAGTTGGAGCGTTTCGATAACGACATCCACGGCCAGCTGCGGTACGTTGCCGACGCTGACGGACGGCACAATGAAACTGTATCCGGTGAAGTCGAATTCTCGTTTGAACGAGAACATGATGTGTCCTGGAATTGGTTTACTTTACAGCAAAATTTGTTTCACTCGAAGAAGGTAGTACCGAACGTGCCGGGTGATTTTAAACGACGGGAATGATTCGACGGTATTGTTTACGGACAACCTTTTGACGTTTATTGTGACGTTACTAGTTATGAAGCGTTATACAAAAAAcagggatttatttttcataatatggagaaaattcaattcaaattgaTACATTTCTGATCAATATGAAAATTACTaagatttcaattcaattcgttTAGTTAAGTTTAGTTTAATAACATTCGTGCATCAAATTGATTGCTAACCATCAGTAACGTTTTAGTAACGTGTGTAACGTCGTAACACACAAACGTCAAATgcggtttgtttatgtttacatcCATTTTAAGCCGCTCATTATTTTTGTGCAGTTTCACTTTTGCATCCACAAATCCTGCCACAATGGTGGATGTTAAAAAGTTCAGTGATATAGACATATACGGCCTGCTCGAAGTGGACATCGGAGCCACGGAGCAAGAGGTAAGTGAACGAAAAACAGACGGACCGCACAAAGATAGTAGTATTAACGCCCTGCCTCACCTTCGTTGTAGATCCGGAAAGCGTACCGCAAAAAAGCCCTACAATGCCATCCGGACAAAAACCCCGACAACCCGAAGGCGGCCCAGCTGTTCCAGGAGCTCTCGAAGGCGCTCGAGATCCTGATGGACGCATCGGCCCGGGCCGCCTACGATCGGATGCTGAACGCCAAGAAAGCCGCCCAGCTGAGGACGAAGCAGCTCGACAGCAAACGGCAAAAGCTTAAAGCCGATCTCGAAGAACGCGAACGGCAGGCCAAAGAGGCGGCAACCGGTGGTTACAAAACGGCCAGCACGAAAACCCCCGAGGAGCTGTTCCAGGAGGAGTTCGATCGGCTCCGCAAGGAGGGTTCCAAGTTGATCCAGGAGGAGCAGGAACTTATGCGAAAGCAGCTACAGGACGAACTGCGCATGATGCAGACGGCGACCGCACCGAGCTGGGATCCATCAAAGCACCGCGTAAAGATACGCTGGAAGGCGGACAAGGGCGATCCGGCGAACGGGGGGTATAGTGAGGAGACGTTACGAAAATTTCTCACCAAATACGGCGACCTTAATGCGTTGGTGATGAGCCCGCGAAAGTGCGGGAGCGCACTGGTCGAGTTTCGGGACAAGGATGCAGCGGAAATGGCCGTTACGTACGAGAAGGGTCGGTTGGACAACCCGTGCACGCTCGAGTGGGTGGGGGAGGCACCGGCACAGAGTAAACAGAAGACTTCCCGGGCCGGTGGAACCGTAACGGATCGGGACTACGAAAGTTTGGTGTTGAGGCAATTACGCCAAGCCGAGGAACGGAAACGATTGATCGAACAAATGATGAAAGAGGACGCTGAGGAAACGAGAGAGTAAACCACACATTTTCCAAGCATTTTTTGTATCTTgtttaacaatttattttgacTATATCGCGCCGAAAGGAGAAAATACAGATTTTCATACAGTTCGGGAGAAACGGTGAATAGGGAACAAGGCAATCGTTCGGAAATACTcatcaattttcttccattcacTGATTCGATCCACCACCAACGGTTCGGGGTCCCTTGATGGCATCGTCGACAAGTTGTACCAGCTGGGGTAATCGATCGACCCGATCCCTTGGAATGGTCGCCTGTTCCTCCACGTACCGCACGAAGTGCATAACATCCGCTTGCAATTGTAGCCGAATTTTGTCATCATCGGAAGGGGCTGTCCGATCGGAGGCCGCAGCGGTCACAGCCGAGGCGCCAGTAGCCGACCGATCCCGAAGGTTCTTCAAGCGTCGAAGTGACTCTTCCGTTTTCTGTACCGAGGTTAGCACCTCGTCGATCACCTGGTAGTATCTGTGTCGGAAGAAATAGTGAGATTAAAAGGAGCCGGGGTTTGCAAACCGGTAAACGACGGTCGGATCACTTACTGCACTGTGACGTGACTGTAGACGCCCGTGAGGAACTCGCGCATCGCATCCTCTCCAATCGTCGTGCCGTAGGTCTTGCGGAATGTGTCCGTTGGTGCAAGCACTTGCTCCACGTACGGACAGCAGCGGCTCGGAAGCTCACGGTTCGTCTTCCGATACAACCGTGGGATGTCACTGACCTGCCGCAGCTGTGGCAAACTGCTCGCAATGAGCTCCTGTACGATAACCCGCTGCAACTGTGATCGCTTCTCACGAAAGCCGTTTCCACTCTCCTCGACCACTTTCTCTAGTTCGCTTTGGTCAACGCCCGGAGGACTCTTTGCCGCCACGAGGCTCACGATGGAGGGTATTTTCAGCAGAATGTTGCCCAGGTCGGAGTAAAGCGCCACGAGAAAACGTACGCGAGTCGCCTGTTCCTCCGGGGAGCTGGGTGTTCCGTCGTGTTTCTGTCCGCTTGGACGGGAGGCACTTTCACACCAAACCGTCAGCCGGGCAAGTATCTGAAGCGTGAGCTTAAGAAAACGGTGAAACAGTTGCGGTAGAAAGATGCCTTCCTGCCAACACTTCGAGATGGCCGTAAGGGCGGCGGAAAACTGCGCCACGTTAAACTGCGACGCGGAGATGGTTTGGGTAAGCTGCGGCGCGGCGGACGATTCGGTTGTACAGCTCGCCTCAATGCTAGCGCCGATCTCTTGGAACCGTATCTGGAAGTAAACCGGTAAGTTCCAGCGCACCTGAAAGCTACGGTACTGTGCGTGCGCCTTGAACTGGGCCACATCGTCCGGATCGTCGATGATCTGCTCGATGCGCTCGAGAAACTCGAGCGTACACTTGTACTTCTGATAAAACGCATCCGGATTGCCCGGTGCGAAGATGGACGACATGTTTGTCTCCATGCGTCGCTCGACCTCGGTCCAGAAGCTGTTCACGATGAAACTGTAGCCCTTTACCTTGCCGTTGCGCTTGGTAAGCTGGCAAAGTTGCTTCATGCGCATCGACACGAAATCCAGTATTTGATTGTAGATTCCCGTCAAGCCCTGGGGCGCATTTTGGAGGCTAGTTTCCGAGATGACACGGTTCATGTACGGTGCAACGATCTCCCGCCGGAACACTTCCTCGGCCGTACGGCATTCGTCGAGCGTGCAGTAAATGCGAAGGCACCTTTCAAGCTCTTTGGAGTCCCTTTCATCAAGCGCCCGAAGAAAATAACTCTTCAACCGACCCAACAGTTCACTCCACAGATCCACCGCCAGCCGTTGCTTATCCTCGTCGAGGAACTGGCGACAGAATTCGATATTGAACTGCAACTGTATCGATTCCAAGGCTGCCCGCTCCAACAGGATGGCATCGATCGGTAGGTCTTTCTTCTCGCCGAGCAGCATACTTTCCAGCTTTTCCAGCGAACCCTGCACACGCCCCAAGCTTTGAAGAGATTTTTTGTGCGCCCGGAGCATCTTTTTCTGCTCGAGACAGCGCTCGATCTCGGTCATGCTGGCCTCAAGGGCGCCCTTCACCTGGCCGACTTCGTCACGCAGCTTCTCCAGCGGGCCACCGATGGCAGCGATCTGCTGATCCAACCCGATCAGGTTAGCCGACAGGTCCACGAAGTCGGCATAGTCCTGGTTGATCAGCTCGATCATGGCCGAACGGAGCACCTTCAGATACATGCCCAGATCATCGCGTATGATTTCCAAACTGCCAGCGTTACGGTTTTCGTGCAGGAACTCGTCGACGGAGAACGTTTTCTGGAAATTGAAAGCACGGAAAGCAATCAATCGGAGATATTGCCACAGTGGGGGGAAATTGGTTTTCCGTTTAACATACCTTCATGAATTCGTTCTTGTCGAAGCACAAAGAAGCCGGACCCGCCGGCAAGCTAAACAGCTCGCCCCGGGCGGGTGTGGCGCTATTCTCCATGGTGTCAACCCCTACCATGTAGGTCACTATACGGTTAGATTAAAAAACAATCACTTAGTTAATGGAGACACTTATTAAAATGCACAAATAACACTAGACGATTCACATCGTTGCATCCGATGCGctgatttttcttgttttctgaCACATCATCATTCgcaaaaacgaaacatcaacaaAGTGCAGCTCTGTCATCCGGCGATGACGTTACGAACCAAGATCTGTAGAAAATAAGGAAGGATCTTTTAGACAATTCTTGAAACCGACCCATTGCAAGATTTGTGTTTTAAATCATAATGCATTTAGGAATATTGTTGTATCTTTTTAAATGAGTTCACCCCGAAAAACACAGCTGAATCTTATGTTTTTGTGCTACAACTGTTTATTCCCAATGCGTAACGGTTGTAACCGACCTctcgatttgatttgttttgatttgtcaGTGCAATTATGATGTTTTGTTGTCATCCGAGTGCATTCATGTTGTGGCAGCGAACGGCAGTGGTTGATAATACCGAGCGATAGGAAATCGACAGcaaaaaagtgtttatttttaaactaattCATGAAAGTAAGCCCCAGATACCAATAAAAATGCTGGAACCATCTGCCAGCTTTGGTGCGTAAGCTTTACGGCGATACCAATGGTGTTAATTACACCGCAATTTGATCTTGTCACCTAATTTACCTTCGGTAGATGGGACAGTTGATCGCCGGATCGTAGTAATCTGAGTTGCAGAAAACTTCGATGCAACACTAAGGCATCGTCATAGAATAGTGTGATTCATTTATACGATAGTCAGTTACTCTGAACAACCATTACGCACTATTTTCGGTTGGTCTGGTAGAGAGGCAGTTTATCGCTTCCATATCTCCCTAAGCGAGCATAAATAAACTCCCTGAACTTTCTGGAAGTAAGTTTGGTTCTGGCCCACGGGGGCAAGTGGGCACGGATATTTTCTTCATCACATCTGCGAAATTGTGACGTCGTGCGTGGGTGACAGAAAGAATAGTTAGAACGGTTGGTCCGCCTAGGGAGGCGATGCAGTGTCCGGGATGCACCGGGGGCGCATCGAAGGAAAAGCACCTGCTGTCACAGTGACGTACTGACGTCGGTACGAAATCCTGTTTTGGTTGAGTGCTGGAATCCTCCCCTAGGGGGTCACCACGAACATTCACTGGCAAGCAAAGCCGATCTGTGGAGATAAGCAACATAGGGTTGTGTGTAGGTGGTAATCTTAGACAAACAACCAGCAGCGATCATCGCTCACCGTCGCCTCCAAGATGAAGAGAAAGCAACAGTACGGATCCGTCACCAATGTGACGAAAATGCTATCGGATCGATCCTACTGGGATGTGGAGAGCATACTTCGGAACCGGCTTCGGGCGGCGCCCCAGTTTGTGGACTTTATCGACCTGGAAACGGAGCTGAAAGGTCACAATGGTTGCGTCAACTGTCTGCAGTGGAGCGACGACGGTCATATCCTTGCCTCGGCTTCCGACGATTTGCACGTTAAGCTGTGGGATCCGTTCCGGCATACGCAGCTGCACGACATACTCACCCCGCACGAGGGTAACATTTTCTCGGTGAAGGTATGGTTTCAGGATAGATCCCACCCGGATTGATGCATGTTTGGTATGTTAATTCTGTTTTGATCCATTTCCAAACAGTTCCTCCCACAACGGGGTAATTCGGTACTCGCAACCTGTGCCGGCGATTGCAAAACGTTCGTGTTTGACATCAACCGACAGACCGAGAACCCCACCAGACGGTGTGTCTGCCACCTGCATCGTGTCAAACGGTTAGCCACCTCGCCCCGCAATCCTCACCTGTTTTGGTCGGCGGCCGAAGACGGTTTGGTTTTGCAGCATGATATGCGTGTGCAGCACGCTTGCAATCAACAGGACAACAACGTCCTCATCGACCTGCGAAACTATCTGTGGGTCTCGCCGGAAGTAAAATGCATCGCAATCAACCCACAGCGCCCCGAACAGATGGCGATCGGGGCGAACGACTGCTATGCCCGGGTGTACGATCGCCGCATGATCTCGCTGTCGAGGGTGTGTATTTTTCCAGAATAGTTTGCTGATTTGTTGCCAAATATACCACAATCTTGTTTAGTTGGGTCCTTCGCAGCTGTACGATCCGCGGGAAATTGGCGATGGTTTGGTGGTGACGACGCGCATCGACAAGATCCCCAACGATGGTTGCGTCAAGTACTTCTGTCCGGGTCATCTGAATGGCGACGAGAAGGTCAACATGCAGTATAACTTTAAAACTATCACATACCTCACGTTCAGTCCGGACGGTACGGAGCTGCTGGTCAACATGGGTTCGGACCACATTTATCTGTTTGAAATCAACGGCTCCCGTCAGCCTGTGGTAGGAATTGTGCCATCAAAATCCGGCTAGGAAGTGATGAAtaatctttcccttttttcccttctcttcCCCAGTTCCTAGAGTTGCCAAAGCTTCCACCCACAACCAATGGGGAGACGAATGGGTGCGTCGGTGGAGAAAAGACGAAACACAAATTCCCGCCCGACGTTGAGCAGCTGAAAATGGAGGGCAACGACAACCAGGAACGGTCCCAGTACCTGCAGGCGATCAACAAGTACACGCAGGCCATCCGCAAGGCGAACAATAAGGATTGCTCCATCCTTTACCTCAACCGGGCGACCGCACTGATGAGGCGCGATTGGTGGGTAAAGCTGATACTAGAGACATGGTTGCATTTGTTAACGAGCATTcccgtgtgtatgttttttagGTATGGTGATGCTTATGCGGCCGTTCGTGACTGTCATACCGCGCTCCGTTTAGATCCGCACTACGTGAAGGCGTACTTCCGGCTGGCAAGGGCGCTACTGAAGTTGGAACAGTCCAAAGAGGCACAGCTGTGCTTGGATGAGCTTATCAAACGGTTTCCTTCGTACGCAAAGAATCAGGGTGTGCTGCTGCTCGGAAAGGACATTGG from Anopheles coustani chromosome 3, idAnoCousDA_361_x.2, whole genome shotgun sequence harbors:
- the LOC131271643 gene encoding WD and tetratricopeptide repeats protein 1-like isoform X2 yields the protein MKRKQQYGSVTNVTKMLSDRSYWDVESILRNRLRAAPQFVDFIDLETELKGHNGCVNCLQWSDDGHILASASDDLHVKLWDPFRHTQLHDILTPHEGNIFSVKFLPQRGNSVLATCAGDCKTFVFDINRQTENPTRRCVCHLHRVKRLATSPRNPHLFWSAAEDGLVLQHDMRVQHACNQQDNNVLIDLRNYLWVSPEVKCIAINPQRPEQMAIGANDCYARVYDRRMISLSRLYDPREIGDGLVVTTRIDKIPNDGCVKYFCPGHLNGDEKVNMQYNFKTITYLTFSPDGTELLVNMGSDHIYLFEINGSRQPVFLELPKLPPTTNGETNGCVGGEKTKHKFPPDVEQLKMEGNDNQERSQYLQAINKYTQAIRKANNKDCSILYLNRATALMRRDWYGDAYAAVRDCHTALRLDPHYVKAYFRLARALLKLEQSKEAQLCLDELIKRFPSYAKNQGVLLLGKDIGIELDKQRVRASESRFSIYEGNYFHDKEKGWRAKATDYEKRFVGHCNTKTDIKEANYFGDSNYIVAGSDDGRFYVWDRHSGLVTASYKADELIVNCVQPHPYVCLLATSGIDNEIRLWTPKSPEGKFERKEKHLDACVSENQTRMKADPFEEMTPGQAICRAS
- the LOC131258425 gene encoding proteasome assembly chaperone 2 gives rise to the protein MFSFKREFDFTGYSFIVPSVSVGNVPQLAVDVVIETLQLEPAGQVWHPALIPIVGPAAFEHEPSASITTSAELYASEERKLLVLQIRAPLVGALQKQFFELLADFVRDRKLARVFLLSSCFSHEKFDIRTGPFRYVSNEPYNQSDAAARLEDGQRWIKHAGGVIHGGGYALKLQEALTSRGVATLVFFMYVSEGDNTAEGLMLARMLHAVSGEQLLPVQADQVDVRVPKSWKHLYGTGHPRALY
- the LOC131271720 gene encoding conserved oligomeric Golgi complex subunit 2, whose translation is MVGVDTMENSATPARGELFSLPAGPASLCFDKNEFMKKTFSVDEFLHENRNAGSLEIIRDDLGMYLKVLRSAMIELINQDYADFVDLSANLIGLDQQIAAIGGPLEKLRDEVGQVKGALEASMTEIERCLEQKKMLRAHKKSLQSLGRVQGSLEKLESMLLGEKKDLPIDAILLERAALESIQLQFNIEFCRQFLDEDKQRLAVDLWSELLGRLKSYFLRALDERDSKELERCLRIYCTLDECRTAEEVFRREIVAPYMNRVISETSLQNAPQGLTGIYNQILDFVSMRMKQLCQLTKRNGKVKGYSFIVNSFWTEVERRMETNMSSIFAPGNPDAFYQKYKCTLEFLERIEQIIDDPDDVAQFKAHAQYRSFQVRWNLPVYFQIRFQEIGASIEASCTTESSAAPQLTQTISASQFNVAQFSAALTAISKCWQEGIFLPQLFHRFLKLTLQILARLTVWCESASRPSGQKHDGTPSSPEEQATRVRFLVALYSDLGNILLKIPSIVSLVAAKSPPGVDQSELEKVVEESGNGFREKRSQLQRVIVQELIASSLPQLRQVSDIPRLYRKTNRELPSRCCPYVEQVLAPTDTFRKTYGTTIGEDAMREFLTGVYSHVTVQYYQVIDEVLTSVQKTEESLRRLKNLRDRSATGASAVTAAASDRTAPSDDDKIRLQLQADVMHFVRYVEEQATIPRDRVDRLPQLVQLVDDAIKGPRTVGGGSNQ
- the LOC131271721 gene encoding dnaJ homolog subfamily C member 17 encodes the protein MVDVKKFSDIDIYGLLEVDIGATEQEIRKAYRKKALQCHPDKNPDNPKAAQLFQELSKALEILMDASARAAYDRMLNAKKAAQLRTKQLDSKRQKLKADLEERERQAKEAATGGYKTASTKTPEELFQEEFDRLRKEGSKLIQEEQELMRKQLQDELRMMQTATAPSWDPSKHRVKIRWKADKGDPANGGYSEETLRKFLTKYGDLNALVMSPRKCGSALVEFRDKDAAEMAVTYEKGRLDNPCTLEWVGEAPAQSKQKTSRAGGTVTDRDYESLVLRQLRQAEERKRLIEQMMKEDAEETRE
- the LOC131271643 gene encoding WD and tetratricopeptide repeats protein 1-like isoform X1, producing the protein MKRKQQYGSVTNVTKMLSDRSYWDVESILRNRLRAAPQFVDFIDLETELKGHNGCVNCLQWSDDGHILASASDDLHVKLWDPFRHTQLHDILTPHEGNIFSVKFLPQRGNSVLATCAGDCKTFVFDINRQTENPTRRCVCHLHRVKRLATSPRNPHLFWSAAEDGLVLQHDMRVQHACNQQDNNVLIDLRNYLWVSPEVKCIAINPQRPEQMAIGANDCYARVYDRRMISLSRLGPSQLYDPREIGDGLVVTTRIDKIPNDGCVKYFCPGHLNGDEKVNMQYNFKTITYLTFSPDGTELLVNMGSDHIYLFEINGSRQPVFLELPKLPPTTNGETNGCVGGEKTKHKFPPDVEQLKMEGNDNQERSQYLQAINKYTQAIRKANNKDCSILYLNRATALMRRDWYGDAYAAVRDCHTALRLDPHYVKAYFRLARALLKLEQSKEAQLCLDELIKRFPSYAKNQGVLLLGKDIGIELDKQRVRASESRFSIYEGNYFHDKEKGWRAKATDYEKRFVGHCNTKTDIKEANYFGDSNYIVAGSDDGRFYVWDRHSGLVTASYKADELIVNCVQPHPYVCLLATSGIDNEIRLWTPKSPEGKFERKEKHLDACVSENQTRMKADPFEEMTPGQAICRAS